A stretch of the Kroppenstedtia eburnea genome encodes the following:
- a CDS encoding DUF421 domain-containing protein, giving the protein MQEAMTMLFRSLFIYLFVLLIMRLMGKREIGKLSVFDLIVSIMIADFAVISIENTKMPFLNGLLPIVVMMAAQILFSWLSLKSSTVRNVIDGRPTFIIKNGKINEDEMKKHRYNMDDLLLQLREHKIANVDDVEFAILETTGKLSIFPKEEKAPVLKGDLGDLMSTRRIPRLPVSLVIDSQIQQDSLKQLGLDEAWLRDQLQRYGYKDLNEVFFVSIDHKGKLYVDSREDG; this is encoded by the coding sequence GTGCAAGAAGCGATGACGATGTTGTTTCGTTCGCTGTTTATCTATCTGTTTGTGCTCCTGATCATGCGGTTGATGGGAAAACGGGAGATTGGCAAACTTTCCGTGTTTGATCTGATTGTCTCCATCATGATTGCCGACTTTGCGGTGATCTCCATTGAGAATACCAAGATGCCTTTTTTAAACGGGTTGCTCCCGATCGTAGTGATGATGGCCGCCCAGATTCTGTTTTCCTGGCTGTCTTTGAAAAGCTCCACCGTCCGGAACGTGATCGATGGAAGACCCACTTTTATCATCAAAAACGGAAAGATCAATGAAGATGAGATGAAAAAGCACCGGTACAATATGGACGACCTTTTATTGCAACTCCGGGAACACAAAATTGCCAATGTGGATGATGTGGAATTTGCCATTCTGGAGACGACGGGAAAGCTCTCCATATTCCCCAAAGAAGAGAAAGCACCTGTGTTGAAAGGAGATTTGGGGGATTTGATGTCGACTCGTCGCATTCCCAGACTTCCCGTATCCCTGGTGATCGACAGCCAAATCCAGCAGGATTCGCTGAAGCAACTCGGGCTGGATGAGGCGTGGCTGCGGGATCAGCTGCAACGGTACGGATACAAAGATCTGAACGAGGTGTTCTTTGTCAGCATCGATCACAAAGGGAAGCTGTATGTGGACTCCCGCGAGGATGGCTAA
- the spoVB gene encoding stage V sporulation protein B: protein MVLTKQTFLHGTLILVGAGFITKVLGFVYRIALSRMIGDEGVGLFQMAFPILLFIIVITTGGIPVAISKLVSEAEAKKDEQRIRSTLVVAILFVTCTSIFFTILILLAAPVIADTLLTDRRAVYSLMGIAPVIPIVAISSIFRGYFQGRQHMSPYAFSQIVEQVVRIFSVLLLARYLLPMGVEYAAAGAMMGIVIGEFAGMLFLFRSYKKDPKRPPIRFRPRESLNLKLWSRFRDTTIRLMRIAIPVTASRMVGSLSYAVEPIVVSQSLAIAGITVAASTAMYGQLEGMAIPLLFFPGFITHALSVSLVPAISEATAKGQQRMVEHRLNQALRLALVVGAPCAAILFVLAVPLTDLLYNNVEVARLLQILAPFAVFQYIQGPLSAALQGMDRAKDAMRNSIFGSVVKTVLIFFLGSQPSLGIDGVVIAINCGIVIVTVLHFLSVLRYVPFTLMAGDLIKLTLTVAAMSFVSHNVLLKTGGQSGNLLLALGAGLAVYVAGLILFSLVRREDLLRIPYIGKWISPILPR from the coding sequence ATGGTTTTGACCAAGCAAACCTTTTTGCATGGAACCCTCATCCTGGTCGGTGCCGGTTTTATCACCAAGGTCCTGGGATTTGTCTATCGAATCGCCCTCTCCCGCATGATCGGGGATGAAGGGGTGGGCCTCTTTCAGATGGCCTTTCCCATCCTGTTGTTCATCATTGTGATCACCACCGGCGGCATCCCGGTGGCCATCTCCAAATTGGTTTCCGAAGCGGAGGCAAAGAAAGATGAACAACGGATCCGGTCCACCCTGGTGGTCGCCATTCTGTTTGTCACCTGCACCAGCATTTTTTTCACTATCCTCATCCTGCTGGCCGCACCGGTGATCGCCGACACTCTCCTGACGGATCGAAGGGCGGTATATTCCTTGATGGGCATTGCTCCGGTCATCCCGATCGTGGCGATCTCCTCGATCTTCCGGGGATATTTTCAGGGACGGCAACATATGAGTCCCTACGCCTTCTCCCAGATCGTCGAACAGGTTGTACGCATCTTCTCCGTCCTGCTGCTGGCCCGGTACCTGCTCCCCATGGGAGTGGAGTATGCGGCAGCGGGGGCGATGATGGGGATTGTCATCGGCGAATTTGCCGGGATGCTCTTTTTGTTTCGTTCCTATAAAAAGGATCCCAAGCGGCCGCCGATCCGGTTCCGTCCCCGGGAATCCCTCAACCTGAAACTGTGGAGCCGCTTTCGCGACACGACCATCCGTTTGATGCGTATTGCGATTCCGGTGACCGCCAGCCGCATGGTCGGCTCACTCTCCTACGCGGTGGAGCCGATCGTCGTCTCCCAGAGCCTGGCCATCGCCGGGATCACGGTGGCCGCTTCCACTGCCATGTACGGGCAACTGGAAGGGATGGCGATCCCGCTCCTGTTTTTTCCGGGATTTATCACACACGCCTTGTCCGTCTCCCTGGTTCCGGCCATTTCGGAGGCGACAGCCAAAGGTCAGCAACGAATGGTGGAGCATCGGCTCAACCAGGCACTGCGGCTGGCTCTGGTGGTGGGTGCCCCCTGCGCCGCCATCCTCTTCGTCCTGGCGGTTCCCCTCACCGATCTTCTGTACAACAATGTGGAAGTGGCCCGGTTGTTGCAAATCCTGGCCCCCTTCGCCGTCTTTCAGTATATCCAGGGTCCCCTCTCCGCCGCCTTGCAGGGGATGGACAGGGCAAAGGATGCCATGCGAAATTCGATCTTCGGTTCCGTGGTGAAAACGGTCCTCATCTTCTTTCTGGGCTCTCAACCTTCCCTGGGGATCGACGGGGTGGTGATCGCCATCAACTGCGGGATCGTGATCGTCACGGTCCTTCACTTTCTCAGCGTGTTGCGATATGTTCCCTTCACCTTGATGGCGGGAGACCTGATCAAATTGACGTTGACCGTTGCGGCCATGTCTTTTGTCTCCCACAATGTATTGCTGAAAACCGGCGGACAGTCGGGGAATCTCCTGCTGGCCCTGGGTGCGGGACTGGCCGTTTACGTGGCCGGATTGATCCTCTTTTCCTTGGTGCGGCGGGAGGACCTTCTGCGAATCCCGTACATCGGAAAGTGGATTTCCCCCATCTTGCCCCGTTAG